CGAGAGACAAACTGGACATACATATTCAAAATCCTTACTGGATGATTTGCTTTGTTCAGACTCACAGTGAAGATGTGTTGCATGTCCACAACTGAATAGTCAAACTGTTGAAAAAGCACCTTCTTTAGAAAGTGAGAAATTGCATATACACAACAGACAACTCTGTGGAGCAAATACATGACAAACCCCTCTTTAAAATGCTCAAGGTATAGAACGAATAATCCTCAATAATTGACATGGTTGTTTCCTGCAGGCAAGTGAGGTATCAGATGAGCTTGATCTTTTACTATAAAATACAGAAGAAAATAACCAAAGTAGTGTTTCACCATAGTTAACTGGTCAAGTGTGTAATGAACATTCTATTTTATTTCTGATGATCTGAAATTCCTTATTTCCATGCAATAACACTACATATGTACTATACAAAGTAAAGTGGAAGGGGCGCCTCCCACCTGACACTGCCCAGCTTCCTCTCAGGCGGCGTCACCgggtggcgccccaaccactagtctaAAACAATAAGGTGTGCATCAAGGGTGGGTGCTCGTACATGCCACGTCAGATTAGGTAAAGACAAAATGGAGTAGCAGTTTGTCCTTCGCTGCCCCACGCCGCCGTTTGCTTTGTccagaagaaaagaaagagggagagaaacagGAAATCGCTTCAGCCCTTTTCCCTCGACTCACGCGACCTCTCCCAAAATACCTGTCtcgttgccgccgccaccgcctcgccccATCGACCCATTGTTTGCTTCGTCCTCCGGCGCCGGCCAAGCAGACTCCACATCCAATCACCCACGCCTCCTCTCGACCCAGGCACATCGCCTCCTTCCCTCACCCCTGCCGCCTCTATGCCACTCCTAACCCTTTCTCTTCTCAATCCGGCTCCATGGAGGTGGCCGGCAGGGAGGACGAGGATGTGGAGGAGGGCGCTGCCAATGGTGCCAGAAGCAGCTCGACAAGAACCACCGTCATGCGGAGGCAAGTCGCCATCGACACGGCCTCTTCGTCTGCGCCGTCAAGGGCCAACAGCTCCAGATCCGGGAGCATCTTCCCGGAGGCGGAGCCGGCGACTCCTGATGCACCTGGTGATGGCCGGGGTAGCGATCCAGTCGACCTTCTTGATGTTGGCTTCCCCACTATGCTGCAACCTCCTCCTCCGCAGGTCAGTGGTGTTATGTCCTCTTCTGCAGTGGCGACATCTGGCAGGAGCACGAGGGAGGTGCATACCATCTGTTCGACGGTATGCCTATACTGATTGATTGCTCCTCTTTTCCTCTGTAGGTGGACGAGTGCTACGAGCCGGCAGTTCCTGAAATTTTTCTTGCAACCGGTTGAGGTTTTTCTCTGACCATTTCTCCGAGATTCCAGTTTTTTACACTGTTCATTTGTTTGTGAAAAGAGAGGTGGGAAAGGAAGTGCTGGACTAGCTGTTGCGATGGGGATTAATTCAAAAGATTAGAGGAGATAAGTTAGCAAAGATTTAGGTGATGTTCCTGCTGCTAATGTGTATGCGGCTGAAAAGTCAAAAGGTAGAAGAGAAAATTTTGCTGCTAATGAATATACAAAGAGAGAGGGTTGATGTTGCTATTTTGTTCCCTATTTATATTGGTCACTCTATAGGATTCTTATCGCATTTTCTTGATCTGGGGGTGATTTTGTGTCCTTTTAACTCATGCATATCGTGTGTGGGTTCTGTGGGGATTTCACCATTAGCAGAAAGATCAAGGCAATGTGATAACTTTTATGAGGCCATATTTTGTGTCTAAATCTGCAGAGTTATATGATGTGTAAATTGGCAGTGTTGCTGAATGGAAGGAGGTAATTTGCTTGCTCTTTCTAAATTTGTTGGTTTCTTCATGCTATATTGATTAATATTGTAATATTTAATATTGTTTTGTCGGCTCCCTTGCTGTTGTGATCTTCTTGTTGAAAAGGCAGTACGAACACTCGATTAGAGGATCCTGCTAGGCCTCTCTACCTCATAGAATTTGATATGGGTTGCCTTGTTCCTCTCATTCTTATTCTTCTCAGAATTTAGGGTTGGGCGTTGAACATACATGCACAGGTTGGTTTCAGTTTTCTGTGTAAACTGAAATAGGGGATaagtcaatatatatatatatatatatatatatatgtcgtgTTCCAGATTAGAAATTAAGAGAAGAGAGAGAAACGATTGGTTAGTAAAATATGTAGCTGCAAGTTTACATAGTGGAATTGCTGACCAAAGTTTTTCTCCAATGTACATTTCGGAAATTCCTAATACTTAAAACTTGTTTTTCAGCCCGTTTTCTGTCATTAGAAAATACAAATAGCATTTTTTTCAATCAGTTAACAGTATGAACAGTCAGTTAACAATACAAATATGGTAGCATTTTTCAGCCTGTTACTTACTGAATGCGAGTCATTGGCATTTTTCAGTCGGTTAACAAACAGTTTCTCAGTTAGTTAACAAATAGCAACACTTCAGAAGCTTTTTTGAGATAAGCTACAGAGATAAGCAGCAGTTTTTCAATCAGTTAACAAACAGCAGCACAACAGTTTTTCAGTCACCTGATCGCTATCCAATTTTTCCTCGCTTGTTGCAGGTCACCATTGTATTCGACCTGGGAACCTACATACAGATTTTCATCTATGATATTTCAGCATCTTCTATGCTTCCAATCTGTTAATTTAATTTTACTTATAAACGGCACAACCTTCCCTTCTCCTTTTTCGTGTGTAGAATGATGATTGATGTAGTTTCACTGAATCAAAATACTGATGCCTTTTCCCTTCTCCTTGACAGCTTTGCGAGAGCTAGGAAAGtaatggtggactctcatgaaGAACAGAGATAGATAATGTTTGAGGTGAATTCCTTCACCTGCCCTGCTTATGGGAAATTCTGCAATGATGCCTAGCGGTACACCACTCTCAAGTCTGAGATGAATTCCTTCAACAGAGGTTCACCTGCCCTACGTCAGCGCTCAGAAGGCATACATTGAAGCCCTTGACGGCTGGTTGTCCAAGTTTATCCTAACAGACACCATTTTTTACTTCCGGGGGATCTCCTTGATTGCGCCCGACAGGGCCGGCACGCCGCCCCTGGTGGTGATCACGAGTGGCACACCATGCTGTCGACGACTGGATCGATCCTCCGCACTAGTGAGTCTGGCATAGGtattcctctcctctcctctcctctgctctctctctctcatgccacTGGTTCCATCTCACATCAATCAAAAATTAAAATGCATGAAAGGTGGCCTTTTTATTTCGATGTACGTGTGGCACTTTGAGCATCCATATGCTTGTAACAATGCCACTTTGAGCACACCAAGCTATAATTTCACACTACATAATTGTGTGTTTAGTTTCTGTTGGGGAGAGGTGGTTCAACGCCGAGTAGAACAGAATTATAGTTTCTTTAATTTCAATGTACATGTGGCACTTTGAGAGCTTATATGCTTGTAACATTGCTGTCGTTTTGAAACCAATCTCTCAGAATTTTTACAGTGCCGGTTACTTTTCATTGCACTGAATTATGTGTTTCATTTCTGCTGGATCGGTGCAGGACTTGGCGATGGGGAGAGGTCGTTCAGCGCTACGGAGAGCTGGTGCCAAAAACTAACTGTTGATGTGGAATTAGATTTATTAAATAATTATCAGTTTGACTTATTCGCTTGTATTCAAACTGTACTGCATTTTTGTTTGAGTACTGTTTTTTCATGTTCATGATAGTTCTAATATACTGTGCTTCTCATAATTTGGGTGGGACTTTTTATAGAGGTAATCTTTGGTATTATTGAGTGGTTTTCAACTAATTTGTGAAAGCAATTGGTTTCGTTTTCCGTAATCAGATGTAGAATTTGCAAAGTGATGCATATATTCTGAAATGTATCTATCTAGCTGGTCTTAGTTTTAGTTAGATAAATTTATGTTCATTGATCATGAGTATAATGGCTTCGTTCTTTTGTCCTGCTGTAAGCAATTCTTTATTGCGTGGAGTTTGTCAGTATGATTACTTGATGAATTTGGTTATTTTTCAACAGATAGCTGAAGAAGATTAGGTGATTTGGCAATTCAATTGCTGAAAATGTTGCATGCAATGGAGAGTCATATAAGTGTGCTTGCAGTGTCTACTATTGATTCTATGCATCGTTCAGTTCAAAAGAGTATAGGACATGTATCATACCTACAGAACTGGAATGTACCATGAAATAATCTTGAATGATCAACCATATGGTTCAACTGAACACATGTTTATTAATTCAGTAACTATAGTTATGTTTTCCGATTTGATAAGTTATCCCATAAGATAAATTTAAATAGATTAATTACTGATCAAATACATTTTTTAGGTATTTCAAAGAATACTCAAGTCCTATGAAGCAAAATTATATGCCAGGTTGCCAAAAGGTGGTACTGGCATTGTTGCAGCTGTTGACATTATAAATTAGAATATTGTCTTTGTTTGGTAATTTGCAGATGCAAGCGCTTCTGACTGCTAAAGTTTCTAATTCAGAATAAGGAGCAAGGCACTCGGTTGTAGTTCAGATCATAGGCTTGCTATGACTCTTTTGCGATTTAAAATTTTAGTCCAGGAATCTTGGCTTCTTGTCGGGTCTTTGCAGTAAAGTCTCATTCATCATCATCAACAGATGATTTCATTTTGTGTATGCTTGAGTTTAGAAATTTTTGTCTCACTGTCCATCGTCGACGTACCGTCCATGAGAGTTGTTCATATAAGTCTACTGATAATATCTCCGATTTATTTCAATAATGTACATTTCCAGCAATGCATTTCTGTTGGTCCtataactactactccctccgttccaaattacttgtcgtggttttagttcaaatttgaattaaaaccacgatgagtaatttggaacggagggagtactttcctCAGCTTGAACTCGTGCATGTAGCCTCAAAGATTGCCACTGATCAGCTTTCATGTCTATAACATGATTATCTAGCTACATGTGCTCCATCTCTCCTGTTTTGTTCTATTACAAATGTCACTTTCTTCACTAATCACTATCATTAGCATAAAAAGGAGAGTGGAAGGGACGCCACCTACCTGGCACCGCAGAGCTTCCACTCAGGGGTGCGCCTCTGTGTCCATGTCGGCTTCCTGCACTGTGCGGGCGAGTCAGATTTTTACCGTGGGGAAAAGACGCAGCAAGTGCGGGCAACTTCCTCTTAGTGTTACTATAAAACTTATTGGACAATCATATTTAATTGTTGAATGTGTTTAATCTGTTGGGAATAATCCACTACCTAAGGGGATCAAGATATCTAAAATATTATTGTTTGTTCAAAGGTTGTTTGTTTTATTATCAGTTAGAAATTCTATTGCAAGTTCCTTGCTTATATGTGCATGTTTGTCAGCAATTAGAGAAAAAAGAGGTGAAAGGGTCGCTTATCAATTTGGCACTGCACAAACTCCCTCTCAGGAGGCGCCACCAGGTGGTGCCCCAACCCCTAGTAGCTCACTAAGCTACGGGTCATAATCGTGTTAGGGATGATACATCAAACGTGTGCACCATATAATTCTCCAAGAAAAGGACTTTCTATTTTACTTTTCTAGATATATTTTTCTAAACCTCAGACCGACTCAGATAGAATAGTCAATTTGTTACTTAAGGTATGATTGTGAAAAAAAATACAAATCCGATCAAGGTGCCAAAAAAATGGGCCGAGAAGTCCAATGCCATTGTTCTAAATAAAGTCGGCCTAGAATGTATTTCCTTGATTTTTTTAGTCCCCCAGTGGGACACTGGCCGGGTCTCATCTATGGGAGTAAGGGCCTCTTCAAGATAGACCCGTAAACCTCCCGCAACCGTCTGGACCGCCGtcgagggttgggtgcgacatatgccaaaggatggcttatcatggtgggagcgagtagaacgtcgccggtgcccggaagcgggatgaggcgtagacacgaacgccggcgtactttacccaggttcggggctctcctaggagataacacctctagtcctgctctgcggggtctccacatgattactaaggcactagtgagtacaatggtgctcctcgagctgtatgctagaggtggaagaaagcagggctagctctctcctctctataTGTGTGAGTCtaggtctaacaggttgggaacccttttgCATGCGTGCCCtgagggtttatataggcctatccccatgggtacaatagtaatctggcCTGCTGGGACCCGCCGCCTGATGGACCCTGCCGACTAGTCTGGCACGGGGCCGACAGGCCGCTCctgccgctcgcgggtcttgccggctgcttgtTGTTGTAGCCGCAAGGCTAATGATGCACGCTTGGTCGGGGAGGCGTGGCTATAGTCCCGtcgtctggtgggagatcactatagccacaccgtgtctcatctggttaatggtgcacggacCCCGAGGGCGGAGTaggccgcctgctagaggccggcctTCCTCGGGTCCAACTGGTCAGGCTCCTGCCACCATCCGGGCTCTCGCTGcccggtagggcccgccgcctgcaggccctaccgacaggccgtcgtgggagcagggctccgcctaacAGGAGTGACATtaagggtggagtggcaacagtgccacgtcgtgcggagatctccgcctgtacggggcccTATAGCCGTGCCGTGCCttggatacgggggtgatgggctacactgtagccacatcctgtcttgtcttcttaatgggggtgcAGACTTCGAGGGCGTCGTGGGCCGTCTGCTAGGAGccagcctctctggaggccgcctgctaggagtcggcccgtctcgGGGTTGTCTTCTGGTGCTAGGCCGTCTTCGGGCAGCCGGCCGCATGAGCCAGCCGGctaccagaaggcggcgcttcgtcctggatgcttgaggggcgcagctggCCCGAATGTCTTGAAATGCTTAGGGACCCGGGTTAGGCtactcgtggcccattactccgacagtagtccccgaagctggtgaggcgtcgtGGCTGATAAGttgagaagcctcagcagtttccttctCTGAGTGCTCTTGCTGAATGCTTTGTTCGTCTTCTGGTGTGCCGCCTGCTGGGGAATTGGCCATGACCAAGCGGACTCGTTTGATGGTTTTGAAACACCAAggcgggaaccaggtggcgtgCTTGCTAAGCCTCCAGGTCCGCCGCCCGCTGTGAGCACGCCACATGGCGCCAACTAGCtgggccagcctgccagcccacgcgcacgATGGGACGCGACAGCAGGCTGGGCCCGCCATTACTGGGCCTCGGCGCGCGAGCGAATCCGCTGCAGCCGAGGTGGGCGGTTGCGATTCCGTGCGGAGTTACTGCACGCATTAACTCGTGCATTAACCACGGGGCCGTGGGggcgtgggtgcagttaatcccatgatcccacgccctgtcccctcggcttcatagcccagGGGCTATAattagggggaggagggggagcggcagagcacgcgcgccctcctctccctttgccatttttgtccttctcctctccttgccgccgccgcacctccgtgctccgccgaggcgccgccgctGGTCTCCTTCGCCCCAAGCCTCCTGCTTCGTCACGACCTTGGCTTCCGCCGCAGCGCCATTCCCTCGTCTAGCTCGGTCTCCATGGCGCGCGAGAAGGGAGGGGACTGGGATGGCTCGCTTGTGATTAACGACCATCTCACTTCCCTTCGCGCCACACAGCGGTTGCTCGGCGCGAGCTTCGTCAAGATGCGCCTCCACCGAAGAAGGAGATCTCGCCAGCGCCGACAGGAGGCGAGCGGGTTATcctccgctcgcacttcctccacTGCTTTGGCCTGCCGGCAAGCGGGTTCCtctgctccttcctcgacttctatcatcTCCAACCAAACCATCTGACGCATAGCACCGTGACATTGCTGTTCgccttcgtcacgatgtgcgagggctacctcggcatcctccccaccatcaagttgtggggagcgttcttctacaccaagctgggcacctccgccaaggagaagGAGGCCCAGTGTGGCGCCTTCGCCGCGGTGCGCCGTCTGTCGGTGAGGAACGCCTTCCCCGCCATCAAGCTGTCACAGTCAGTCAAACTGTGGCAGAAATCATATTTCTGCGCGGAGAACGTCGACCCAGCCATCGACTTCATCAATCTGCCGCCTTACGAAGCCGGCCCTCCGGCCGAACCCcgggccaactggggctacaagccaaAGCCCATGTCGGCCGATGCCATCAACCGGCTCCGGGTGCTGGCTGATGAGgaaggcctcaaggcgtccgacctgctggtcgccttcgtcgaacgccgggttcttccgctccaaggctggcctcatctgatctgtcggatgagcgggcaccgcgacccgagccggatgtgcacgagGGACATGCCGACTATCGAGGTTGCCCGTATGGTGAATGAGATCTTCGACCTCAAGTTGTCGGGAGGGTCTTGGCGGTTCGGCAAGCGGCCATACTACCGCGCCAACCCACCGCCTGTTGTAAGTTCTGCAACTCTTTTCTTTTTAGTACTTGTCTTGGTCCTGGTCTTGAATAGTCGGTCCTTTGAATGCATATCTACATGTCTCCGGTGACAGCCGCCATCGTGGGGCCGGGTGGAGGCTACCAGCCGGACCGGGaggtgagcgacgtggacgaccccgacttgggggcggccacccTGGAAGACGACGCCATAGGTGGCGGTGACGTagcaggcggctccgaagaaggAGGCGGCCTCGAGACCTGGCCTGATGATGATGACAAGGAGGACGAGCCGTGCCACCGCGAGGCACCGGTAAGGCGGACGTGGGCCCCTCTGCCGAGCCGGCTGCTCAGGGCGGCACGCGCAAGCGTAAACAAGGCGCCGTCTTGTTCGGTAGCGCgccgaagaagaccaagaaccCGATCGCCGCGACCAGGCAgaaggaggccgccgcgaaggcaGCCAAGTTCCAGAAGCTTCCGAAGGCGCCtcctatggtgtcggcgtaagtatctcTTCCTTGTGCTTTCCTTTCTTGTCGATTCTATTTGAGCTTCTTCTCTTCATTTTTCTTGacttagggccccgctctctcttgagaagtcagCCACCGCCTCCGTTATCGGGCCGGCGGAGACCTctaccaccacccggcgaatcgaccctgcggccgacctccgggaggcgcaggaACGAAACGCGCAGGAGGCGCgtgaggagcaggaagccgcccgcatggagaaggcggaggcggacaaggcAGAGGCCACCGtgttgaagaagctggcggagactGAGGCCGATGCCGCGGCGAAGAAGCTGGCTGAAGAAGCCGCGCACCGTCAGGCGCCGCTATTCATCATGCCCCTaaactccgcgccgccgccaccagagTTCACGACGCCGACTGGGGGAACTGGCGAGGAGcatccggtcatggagagggaaggcggcgatgtCGTCATGCTGGATGTGGAcgtgcctccgccaccgccgtctgGAGGAGCGTGGGACAAACAGCCGGCCACCCAGCCGGTGCCGCCAgccacgaacgaggtggtgacGAGCCCGACTCCCGAGGCCCGTACACCATCGCGCCGCCGAGGCGTGAAGGCGGCCTCGGCACCACGACCGCTGGAAGCCGGTGCCGCGAGCTCGTCCGTCCCAGACGCCGAAGCAACCAGCGCCGCACCCCCTGAATGGGTGCGTGGAGGCAGGAGGGCGCTTTAAACCAAGCGATCCTGGACGTCCAGGCCAAACTCCAAGCTAAGGCCACCGCTCTTCAGCAATGCAACATGGCATTCTTGGATTCGCGAGCGGCTAATCGGGTATGTCTTTTATTTCTTCATCGTTGGTTCTTGTAtttctctatgggggcgcgccagcacacccactgggtgtagcccccgagtttcaagccggcagctgagcaggcggcttggaactttaaTTGGCAAGCTCCGAGTGCTAACTTCGTCTGATATCTTCATtgtaggattatcataaccttcgcGCGGCCACCTTTAACTCCAATGTCCGAGAGCTGGACTAACGGACCGCcaacttgtcggaaagccggagtaagtcttcattttctttctctgcgggggcacactagcacacccgcgggctgtagtccccgagattcgggccgactactaagcagtcgggccggatctccccggcaactgcactTCTTCTTTGTTAATGGTTGACATTTTTTCCTTTCTCTATTCCTGCAGAGGCCAACGCTGCTCTGCAGTAGCAGCTGGGTGAGGCCAACACTGCGTTGCGCGCCAAGAAGGTAGAGTGCAACGagctggcccaggagcgtgaccgacTGGCCAAGCAACTAAcagagcaggcggagcttctccagAAGGCCCGGAAGGAGGTGGAGGCGAAAGAGCCCAGCCTCCTCGCCAAGTTCgagaccgaacgctccgcctggaccgacaaggaggtgCTGCTGACATCCGGCTTCGGCAGGATTGAAGACATAGTTGATGGTAAGCTTTCTTCTTTTTCTAGCTTCTGACTTCTTTGCTTTCTGCctgagcagacttcttccccggccactctGGCGCCGCCAACCAGGCTATTGAGGCTTATCATGAAGAATGGAGGGCTGAAGGTGCGCAGATCACCGCCAACGCCCCCGGACCCTTAGCGAACAACTTCTCAGCATCCATGCCCGCCTTCGGCCAGTCACCAGatgctgcgccgtcttcagcgtgtcgggGCCCAAGCGAtctccgccctgtggccagacatgccggctccgcgcactcctagtcggactgccgactggatggaggtggcggccggccatctggaggcttggaagggttcctcggcccaggctggagcgcgccgggccttggagttcgtcaaggcgtggtaccctgggctaaatctagcccagttgatcatgtttcggcaggaggcccaagaggagctggtggcggtggagcgtgATCTTGTCAGACGGgcagcggcgatcgccgagtatacCAACACCAGCATCTCCGTTCCTGAGCTGGCTGTGAACGGTGCCGAGACGCCACCAGAGTGCTTCGGGCTAAACCCGAAGGACAACAAAGACTCAGCTGAgatgatcgactccagcgacgagggagaagacAAGGAGGACGGGGAAGGCGAAGAAGACatgccagaggtcggagcggatgaccagcctcagcttgaccgtgcctcaaACAACGAGCCGCGCTCGAGGGCGCCGACTGCTGCTTGAGGCGACCAAGTGGAGACTGACCAGCCGTCCACTCCACCAACCGGCACTACCGACTCCGCTAACCAGCCGGGCCCCtcagctgctccctaggctgccgaTTTATCTTTATTTTTCCTGCTTTATCAGTCTTgacaaactttgttaaatttgcacaattccacccgcggggtgtatttcaaactctgttgaatgctagCCAGGGGCCTTTTTTCATGTAAATATTCTTCCACACAAGTTGTGCTTTTTGCCGAGTTCTGACTTTTCTTGCTTACTGCTCCTTGGCTTTTTCCCTTTGCTGCCCTCCCTTGGCTGCCgtcttgccagccaaacagccgctctgcggactgtggctgggtcaagtacttagctactttgggagagcaagtacttagccgactagAGCATTAGCAAggtaagtagaagccggccggccggtgcTCAGCAGCCGGTCGATGAGGCGGGATGTCGGCCTGGACTATGtgcgtgctttaggtccttagacATTTTTTTGTGTGGACACCCTTTCTGCAACTCCTGCCCatcggacagtcgctctgcgagctgtggcgTCTGGCAGGAGAAGGTTTAAGTGCCGACACACTACTCGTCTGACTGCAGGAAGCaccacatagtacaaggcggcgagcccccgggccaACTGGTCGTACCCTGTGCCAGGCggaataatgaaataacacattcataggcataatacttatcatatagataaaagagggtagcccccgagctcttctcgggggacccggagtcttcgtacttaatataaaaggtagcgtggtacatactgcatcaactgtaaaatcttcgaaggaggtttgcattccacggccgctctgtctccttgccggagtcgtctctcttgcgtgctctgggcttttgagcatcgatcaagtagtaggagtcattgcccagaaCTTTGCttatgatgaaggggccttcccaaggagctgagagcttgtgctggccggctgttcgctagattagccggagcacaaggtctccctcttggaaagatcttggcttgaccttccgattatAGTATCCGCGTAGACTctactggtagatggtggaccggctgagtgccaacagctagccctcttccagcagat
The sequence above is drawn from the Triticum aestivum cultivar Chinese Spring chromosome 7A, IWGSC CS RefSeq v2.1, whole genome shotgun sequence genome and encodes:
- the LOC123148525 gene encoding uncharacterized protein isoform X2; the encoded protein is MPLLTLSLLNPAPWRWPAGRTRMWRRALPMVPEAARQEPPSCGGKSPSTRPLRLRRQGPTAPDPGASSRRRSRRLLMHLVMAGVAIQSTFLMLASPLCCNLLLRRWTSATSRQFLKFFLQPVESYMMCKLAVLLNGRSFARARKVMVDSHEEQR
- the LOC123148525 gene encoding uncharacterized protein isoform X1, producing MPLLTLSLLNPAPWRWPAGRTRMWRRALPMVPEAARQEPPSCGGKSPSTRPLRLRRQGPTAPDPGASSRRRSRRLLMHLVMAGVAIQSTFLMLASPLCCNLLLRRWTSATSRQFLKFFLQPVESYMMCKLAVLLNGRRSPLYSTWEPTYRFSSMIFQHLLCFQSVNLILLINGTTFPSPFSCVE